In Candidatus Epulonipiscium viviparus, one DNA window encodes the following:
- the infB gene encoding translation initiation factor IF-2, which produces MKTANENVTAADAKTVNTNVKATDEKTANANVTATDANEKATAADVKAANEKATAADVKDTNANVTAADVKIVNENVTAADVKDANEKATAADVKDANEKATAADVKTVNANVTATDVRTSDANVTSTDADEKATAEDAKDTNEKATAADVKTVNENVTSTDEKTANEKATAEDVKTANEKATAADAKTVNENVKATDAKTVNENVASTDVKNGKFKDVKAKAMDAKAANASAKKAVKMNDLAKKVKKPHKNKKQEKVVNMAENKNNITEMDEEIKVIEVGATTTIKHLADKIGVSATEVIKAMMKKGKLMNMNQEIDFETAIMIGEIFDILVEKEDERDLLEEIFGSEKEDPSKLVERPPVVVVMGHVDHGKTSLLDAIRSTDVTTGEAGGITQHIGASAVTLNGKKITFLDTPGHEAFTAMRMRGARVTDIAILVVAADDGVMPQTIEAINHAKAANIQIIVAVNKIDKPGANPDRVKQELADYGLLAEDWGGDTICVHVSALKKEGIDTLLEMILLVAEMADLKANPSGKARGTVIEAELDKGRGPVATVLVQNGTLKIGDPIVVGETYGRIRAMNNYKGKPVKKAGPSTAVEILGLSEVPIGGDMFYIANNDKQARQVAEKVKAQGREKMVINTPQKVSLDDLYSQIQEGQVKELNLIVKADVQGSVEAVRSSLEKLSTEEVRVRTIHGGVGAITESDVTLASASGAIIIGFNVRPDQTSASVAQREKVDIRMYRIIYKAIEDIEAAMKGMLDPEYKEVVIGHVEVRQIFKVSGVSIAGSYVKDGKITRNSGVRIVRDSIVIYEGKIDTLKRFKDDAKEVATGYECGITFEKYNDVKEGDIVEAFVMEEIKR; this is translated from the coding sequence GTGAAAACGGCAAATGAGAATGTAACAGCTGCGGACGCGAAAACTGTAAATACAAATGTAAAAGCTACGGATGAGAAAACGGCAAATGCGAATGTAACAGCTACAGATGCAAATGAGAAAGCAACAGCCGCAGATGTGAAAGCAGCAAATGAGAAAGCAACAGCCGCGGATGTGAAAGATACAAATGCGAATGTAACAGCCGCAGATGTAAAAATAGTAAATGAGAATGTAACAGCCGCAGATGTGAAAGATGCAAATGAGAAAGCAACAGCCGCAGATGTGAAAGATGCAAATGAGAAAGCAACAGCCGCGGATGTAAAAACTGTAAATGCGAATGTAACAGCTACGGATGTGAGAACGTCAGATGCGAATGTAACATCTACAGATGCAGATGAGAAAGCAACAGCCGAAGATGCGAAAGATACAAATGAGAAAGCAACAGCCGCGGATGTGAAAACTGTAAATGAGAATGTAACATCTACAGATGAGAAAACGGCAAATGAGAAAGCAACAGCCGAAGATGTGAAAACAGCAAATGAGAAAGCAACAGCCGCAGATGCGAAAACTGTAAATGAGAATGTAAAAGCTACAGATGCGAAAACTGTAAATGAGAATGTAGCATCTACAGATGTAAAAAATGGTAAATTTAAGGATGTAAAAGCGAAAGCGATGGATGCTAAAGCAGCAAATGCTAGTGCTAAAAAAGCTGTAAAAATGAATGATTTGGCTAAGAAGGTTAAAAAGCCACACAAAAATAAAAAACAAGAAAAGGTAGTAAATATGGCAGAAAACAAGAATAATATAACTGAAATGGATGAAGAAATTAAAGTAATAGAGGTGGGGGCAACAACTACTATTAAGCATTTGGCTGATAAAATTGGAGTTTCCGCAACAGAAGTGATAAAGGCTATGATGAAAAAAGGTAAGTTGATGAATATGAATCAAGAGATCGACTTCGAGACCGCGATAATGATCGGCGAAATATTTGATATCCTTGTGGAAAAAGAAGATGAGCGCGATTTGTTGGAAGAGATTTTTGGTTCGGAGAAAGAAGATCCGTCGAAATTGGTGGAAAGGCCGCCGGTAGTGGTTGTGATGGGGCATGTTGACCATGGTAAAACGTCATTGCTAGATGCGATTCGTTCGACGGATGTAACGACTGGTGAGGCTGGTGGAATTACACAGCATATCGGCGCATCGGCGGTGACATTGAACGGGAAGAAGATAACGTTTTTGGACACTCCGGGACATGAGGCTTTTACGGCTATGAGAATGAGGGGAGCTAGAGTAACGGACATTGCGATTTTAGTGGTTGCAGCAGATGATGGAGTGATGCCGCAAACTATTGAAGCAATTAATCATGCGAAGGCGGCGAATATACAGATTATTGTGGCGGTTAACAAAATCGATAAGCCAGGGGCAAACCCAGACCGCGTAAAACAAGAATTAGCAGATTATGGATTGTTAGCAGAAGATTGGGGCGGAGATACGATTTGCGTACATGTGTCTGCATTAAAGAAAGAGGGAATAGATACCCTGTTGGAGATGATTTTGTTGGTTGCGGAAATGGCGGACCTGAAAGCAAATCCGTCTGGAAAGGCACGTGGAACAGTTATAGAGGCAGAGTTGGATAAAGGTAGAGGACCTGTCGCGACGGTATTGGTGCAAAACGGAACATTGAAAATAGGGGACCCGATTGTGGTAGGGGAAACATATGGCAGAATTAGAGCCATGAATAACTACAAAGGTAAGCCAGTGAAAAAAGCAGGACCATCGACAGCGGTGGAAATTTTGGGGCTTTCGGAAGTACCGATAGGCGGGGATATGTTTTATATTGCCAATAATGATAAGCAAGCAAGACAAGTGGCCGAAAAAGTGAAAGCTCAAGGCAGAGAAAAAATGGTGATTAATACTCCGCAAAAAGTTTCGTTGGATGATTTGTATAGCCAAATTCAAGAAGGACAAGTGAAGGAGCTCAACTTGATTGTTAAGGCAGATGTTCAAGGATCGGTAGAAGCAGTGAGATCGAGTTTGGAAAAGCTGTCAACAGAAGAAGTGCGAGTGAGAACAATTCATGGAGGAGTAGGGGCTATTACAGAATCGGACGTTACGCTAGCGTCAGCATCTGGGGCGATTATAATTGGGTTTAATGTTAGACCAGACCAGACGTCTGCATCTGTAGCGCAACGTGAAAAAGTCGATATTAGAATGTATAGAATTATTTATAAGGCAATAGAGGATATCGAAGCGGCAATGAAGGGTATGCTCGACCCAGAATATAAGGAAGTTGTGATTGGGCATGTGGAAGTGAGACAAATATTTAAGGTGTCTGGTGTTAGCATAGCGGGATCGTATGTTAAAGATGGAAAAATTACCAGAAATTCTGGAGTGAGAATAGTTAGAGACAGCATTGTAATATATGAAGGAAAAATCGATACATTGAAGAGATTTAAGGACGACGCGAAAGAAGTAGCGACGGGATATGAATGTGGAATTACCTTTGAAAAATATAACGATGTAAAAGAGGGCGATATAGTGGAAGCCTTTGTGATGGAAGAAATAAAAAGATAA
- a CDS encoding leucine-rich repeat domain-containing protein produces the protein MWDSFAATTDPHTTVVCNDTVESQFITVDGVIGGGVKFANGVIVDVEDTVTSADIPSQINGEDVVEIGAAAFYNAKLVTDITLPNTITRIGDSAFTNCEALTSITIPASFTTGGVKAFNGCDSLETIYFEGSRAEWNDAGLIAPQNTAIHYGITENWVSLPGIEGGKIKFDFKTGTITDAEETITSAVIPEFIVDGVMLMDGFNTIDVRVNAIANDAFKNCTQLTTLALPIGLQSIGEAAFVNTALETMIIPDSVTQIAPSIVQGNTTIQTIYYGGSLDKWKLFNIDIRDNVVIISDNIGPIDPNEFVRVPGIEGGKIKFNASTGAITDAENSITIANIPAALNGIAVTTIGPEVFQRNTNLVELTLPDSITTIGKEAFQFCDALTNVTIPASVKSIGDFAFARSKALTEITLQSTDADIDLSTFWNPYIDSTIYFAGTKAEWLAFDTGISVKTAMAFDGNTTADEEWNTLHPVEGILGGGVKFDKESGTITAAESTITAATIPGQIAGVAVTAIGNSAFRWNFSLTEVVLPNTVTKIGHQAFYDNSDKLKTMLLPDSITSIGEQAFAFCDGLTDITLPDSLQILEPNTFYGCTNLSKVKLPSMLVSIGLNAFYNTAIEELAIPASVNKISTSSSLANTTFPESITTIYFAGTEEAWNNLKTRLAATTTVYFEHLGPIDPDDWIAIPGAVDGKIKFNPATGQITAVQHTITSLKIPETINNIAVTSLANNLFVDANTLETVILPKGIQVGADALWANEITVHYAGTAQEWVALNASLPFDASIILESDGPDDLTFSDELQPTYSVMGQNVKFDKNTGTIVSANPLIADGTIPAVVDGIKVTAIGASAFRGNSALTKVTIPQGIESVGASAFAASPNLTTAIIPLLTSAASNIFADCPSLATIYFEGTQAQWSALGISIPSSVQINYERYPISADAWRDVAGIVGGSIKFDEDTGTITDAQDTITTANIPAKINGATVLEIGSGAFENLTALTNVRIPYGVTTISDNAFKGTGLVSIVLPESVTSAAADIFANCENLATIYFGGTEAEWLSLGVSLSSNTIVVYESQGPIDPDAWLTVEGIEGGRIKIDNGVITTAEDGITIANIPEIVNGIRVTAIDSNAFYQHATLVELTIPASITVIESSAFASSPKLTKVTFSEGVTEVKLRAFDKCDSLETLIWPKSLVTVGDAAFDSTPNLSLIYYAGTQAEWDALAVDIPESVTVVVGSTGPIDPNAWIAIEGVVGGQIKFNEATGAITEVEESVTSAVIPEKINGVTVVAIADSAFSKALRISKVTLPNTITTIGDRAFENCGNLKEITLPTSLTSIGAYAFHDCDELRELDLPSGITSIGEAAFKNCAYIKTISIPEGVTELAKDLFYSCDRLETIIISGPVTQIADGVFGNLDKLDTIFFGNERNIWNSFDIHVPNDALVIFRTAAATTDPDDPDEVIDPEDLIGPEAWLTVDGIEGGMIQFDSQTGQILATDGAITKAHIPAEINGVAVTSIGNYAFYDRSTLKELSIPDSVTYIGDNAFVNCYSLAEVNIPAGVEYIGDSAFYNCRSLTSISLPESVTQISYRTFYGCSRLESINIPGVTVINSYAFADCHSLDDPDLPEGLTFISDFAFAESRGLTTLNIPANVESIGNSAFIGCSNLETLNLNSNLATIGTSAFENCVSLESVDFPANISNIGSNAFAGCLALTEVTLPEGLPDIADGVFSYCNNLATVTIPSTVTSIGDHVFAATALTRLELPAGLTYLGYDVFANIEALEISFLGTAAEWNALGRELPDGVTITTN, from the coding sequence GTGTGGGACTCATTTGCTGCAACGACTGATCCGCACACCACGGTTGTTTGCAATGATACAGTAGAATCTCAATTTATTACAGTTGACGGAGTGATCGGTGGTGGAGTGAAATTTGCAAATGGAGTCATTGTAGATGTTGAAGATACCGTCACCTCTGCCGATATTCCTAGCCAAATTAATGGTGAAGACGTCGTCGAGATCGGTGCGGCGGCCTTCTACAATGCGAAGCTGGTAACGGACATAACATTGCCCAATACTATAACTCGCATCGGAGATAGCGCATTTACAAATTGTGAAGCACTTACCTCAATAACAATTCCAGCTTCTTTTACGACTGGTGGCGTAAAAGCATTCAACGGGTGCGACAGCCTAGAGACTATATATTTTGAAGGATCACGAGCTGAGTGGAATGACGCCGGCCTTATTGCTCCCCAAAATACTGCAATCCACTATGGAATAACCGAAAATTGGGTATCTTTACCAGGAATAGAAGGTGGCAAAATTAAGTTTGATTTCAAAACAGGTACCATTACCGATGCAGAAGAAACCATTACTTCTGCAGTCATCCCAGAATTTATCGTAGACGGCGTTATGCTCATGGATGGCTTTAACACAATTGATGTTCGAGTTAATGCTATTGCAAACGACGCTTTTAAAAATTGTACTCAACTAACGACACTAGCTCTTCCTATAGGATTGCAATCAATCGGAGAAGCTGCGTTTGTAAACACAGCGCTCGAAACCATGATTATCCCCGATTCTGTCACACAAATCGCTCCCTCAATTGTACAAGGCAACACAACAATACAAACTATTTACTATGGCGGATCTCTAGACAAGTGGAAATTATTTAATATCGATATACGAGATAATGTTGTTATAATTTCAGATAATATTGGACCAATCGATCCCAATGAGTTTGTTCGAGTACCGGGCATAGAAGGTGGCAAAATTAAGTTTAACGCTAGCACGGGCGCAATCACCGACGCAGAAAATTCCATCACTATTGCCAACATTCCTGCAGCCCTAAACGGAATAGCCGTTACTACTATCGGTCCAGAAGTATTTCAGCGCAATACAAATTTGGTGGAGCTCACCTTGCCAGATAGCATAACAACAATCGGTAAAGAGGCATTCCAATTTTGCGATGCTCTCACAAATGTTACCATCCCAGCTAGCGTTAAATCCATAGGCGATTTTGCGTTTGCAAGATCCAAAGCTTTAACAGAAATAACTTTACAATCCACCGACGCCGATATTGACCTCTCTACATTTTGGAATCCATATATCGACTCCACAATATATTTTGCGGGTACCAAAGCAGAATGGCTAGCGTTTGATACCGGGATCTCTGTAAAAACCGCAATGGCATTTGATGGTAATACAACAGCAGATGAAGAATGGAATACGCTACATCCAGTAGAAGGAATTTTAGGCGGTGGAGTCAAGTTTGATAAAGAGTCAGGCACAATCACTGCTGCGGAATCCACAATCACTGCAGCAACCATCCCGGGTCAAATCGCCGGTGTTGCAGTTACCGCAATTGGCAATTCAGCTTTTAGATGGAACTTTTCTCTCACTGAAGTTGTGCTTCCAAACACAGTAACCAAAATCGGGCATCAAGCTTTCTATGATAATAGTGACAAGCTAAAGACAATGCTTCTTCCAGACTCTATAACATCTATTGGCGAGCAAGCATTTGCGTTTTGCGACGGCCTAACCGACATCACGCTTCCAGATTCACTGCAAATTCTCGAACCCAATACATTCTACGGTTGTACCAATCTATCTAAAGTAAAATTACCATCGATGCTAGTTTCGATCGGTCTCAATGCTTTTTACAATACGGCAATCGAGGAATTAGCGATTCCGGCATCCGTCAATAAAATCAGTACGTCTTCATCTCTCGCAAACACAACATTTCCAGAGAGTATAACGACAATTTATTTTGCCGGAACCGAAGAAGCGTGGAACAACTTAAAAACCAGACTTGCAGCTACTACAACTGTGTACTTTGAACATTTAGGACCTATTGATCCAGACGATTGGATTGCAATACCTGGTGCTGTAGATGGCAAAATTAAATTTAATCCAGCAACGGGGCAAATAACAGCTGTCCAACATACAATAACATCTCTCAAAATTCCAGAAACTATCAACAACATTGCAGTCACATCGCTTGCTAACAACCTCTTCGTCGATGCCAATACACTCGAAACTGTAATTTTACCAAAAGGCATTCAAGTCGGCGCTGATGCGTTATGGGCAAACGAGATAACAGTGCATTACGCAGGTACCGCGCAAGAGTGGGTAGCCCTCAACGCCTCGCTTCCATTTGATGCTTCGATTATTTTAGAGAGCGATGGACCAGACGATCTAACATTCAGCGATGAACTTCAACCAACATATTCTGTAATGGGGCAAAATGTTAAATTTGACAAAAACACCGGAACCATCGTTTCGGCAAATCCATTAATAGCAGATGGCACCATTCCAGCAGTTGTTGACGGTATAAAAGTTACCGCTATCGGAGCATCCGCATTCCGTGGCAACAGCGCACTAACCAAGGTGACAATTCCGCAAGGTATAGAGTCCGTTGGCGCATCAGCTTTTGCTGCAAGTCCAAACTTGACCACCGCCATAATACCGCTATTAACTTCTGCTGCATCCAATATCTTTGCAGACTGCCCTTCATTAGCAACGATATATTTTGAAGGCACGCAAGCCCAATGGTCAGCGTTGGGGATCAGCATTCCATCTTCTGTACAAATAAATTATGAGCGATACCCAATTTCTGCAGATGCGTGGCGAGATGTTGCAGGCATTGTGGGTGGCTCCATAAAATTTGATGAAGACACGGGCACTATCACCGATGCTCAGGATACCATCACAACTGCCAACATTCCTGCTAAAATAAATGGGGCTACAGTATTAGAAATCGGATCGGGAGCATTCGAAAATCTCACAGCACTAACCAATGTTCGCATCCCGTATGGCGTAACCACAATTTCGGACAATGCCTTTAAAGGTACTGGGCTAGTTAGCATTGTACTTCCAGAATCCGTCACATCTGCTGCAGCAGACATTTTTGCCAACTGCGAAAACTTGGCAACTATATATTTTGGAGGAACTGAAGCTGAGTGGCTTTCGTTGGGAGTATCGTTATCTTCAAACACAATTGTAGTTTATGAGAGCCAAGGGCCTATTGATCCAGATGCGTGGCTAACAGTTGAAGGCATCGAGGGTGGTAGAATCAAAATTGATAACGGCGTAATCACAACAGCTGAGGATGGCATAACTATTGCAAATATTCCAGAAATTGTCAACGGAATACGCGTTACTGCTATCGATTCAAACGCATTTTATCAGCATGCAACGCTTGTGGAGCTCACTATCCCAGCAAGCATCACCGTAATCGAGTCTAGCGCATTTGCATCTAGTCCAAAGCTCACGAAAGTCACATTCTCAGAAGGCGTAACCGAAGTAAAATTGCGTGCCTTTGATAAGTGCGACAGTTTAGAAACTCTGATATGGCCAAAATCACTTGTTACAGTTGGCGATGCGGCATTCGACTCCACTCCAAATTTGAGCCTGATCTATTATGCAGGAACACAAGCCGAGTGGGACGCATTAGCAGTGGATATTCCAGAGAGCGTAACAGTTGTAGTAGGCAGTACTGGGCCTATCGATCCAAATGCCTGGATTGCTATCGAAGGAGTTGTAGGCGGTCAGATCAAATTTAACGAAGCAACTGGAGCGATCACAGAAGTAGAGGAGAGCGTCACCTCCGCGGTTATTCCGGAAAAAATCAACGGTGTAACTGTCGTTGCAATAGCAGATAGCGCATTCTCGAAGGCCCTACGAATTTCCAAAGTAACTTTGCCTAACACAATTACTACAATTGGCGATCGTGCATTCGAAAATTGCGGCAACTTAAAAGAGATCACGCTTCCAACCTCATTAACTTCAATTGGCGCATATGCATTCCACGACTGCGACGAATTGAGAGAACTAGACTTGCCATCTGGCATCACCAGCATTGGCGAAGCGGCATTCAAAAACTGTGCATACATTAAAACAATTTCGATTCCAGAAGGCGTTACCGAGTTAGCCAAAGATTTATTTTACAGCTGCGATAGGCTAGAAACCATCATTATCTCTGGGCCAGTTACCCAAATAGCAGACGGAGTTTTTGGCAACCTAGATAAACTAGATACGATCTTCTTTGGCAACGAGCGAAATATTTGGAATTCATTTGACATCCACGTTCCAAACGATGCCCTAGTAATTTTCCGAACTGCTGCAGCAACAACAGATCCTGATGATCCCGACGAAGTGATCGACCCAGAAGATTTAATTGGACCAGAAGCGTGGCTTACTGTTGACGGAATCGAAGGCGGAATGATTCAATTTGATTCTCAAACTGGGCAAATTTTAGCAACCGATGGGGCCATAACTAAAGCACACATTCCGGCCGAAATCAACGGTGTTGCTGTTACAAGCATCGGAAACTATGCATTCTACGATCGTTCTACACTCAAGGAGCTTAGCATTCCGGATTCGGTAACTTATATCGGAGACAATGCATTTGTTAACTGCTATTCGTTGGCAGAAGTAAACATTCCAGCAGGCGTTGAGTATATTGGTGATAGCGCGTTCTACAACTGCCGTAGCCTCACATCGATCAGTCTTCCTGAGTCTGTCACACAAATTTCATACCGCACTTTCTACGGATGCTCTCGCTTAGAATCAATCAACATTCCTGGAGTTACCGTTATTAATTCGTACGCATTTGCAGATTGTCACAGTCTCGATGATCCTGACTTACCAGAGGGCCTAACATTTATTAGTGACTTTGCCTTTGCCGAATCCCGCGGATTAACAACACTCAATATTCCGGCAAATGTAGAATCCATAGGCAACAGCGCATTCATTGGATGCTCCAATCTAGAAACATTAAATTTGAACAGCAATTTGGCAACAATTGGCACTTCTGCATTCGAAAATTGTGTAAGTCTCGAATCCGTAGATTTCCCGGCTAATATAAGTAACATTGGAAGCAATGCCTTCGCTGGATGTCTGGCATTAACAGAGGTCACGCTTCCAGAGGGGCTACCTGACATTGCAGATGGAGTATTCTCATATTGTAATAATTTAGCAACTGTCACAATTCCATCAACTGTAACATCGATCGGTGACCACGTATTTGCGGCAACGGCACTTACGCGACTAGAGCTTCCTGCAGGGCTAACATACCTAGGCTATGACGTCTTCGCGAATATTGAAGCGTTGGAAATTTCATTCTTAGGTACTGCAGCTGAATGGAATGCATTGGGCAGAGAATTGCCTGATGGTGTTACTATTACAACCAATTAA
- a CDS encoding serine dehydratase subunit alpha family protein, whose product METQVYNEYLSILREELVPAMGCTEPIAIAFVAAKAREVLGEMPDKIVVKCSGNMIKNTMCVTVPNTGDLTGIEASAIIGAIAGDASKELEVISSVTDEQIEKTKELLNAKFCTVLHLDSSLLLHVIVEVYKGEHVATAEITEAHTHISKITKDGQVLFYEPDNNKYLGKFTNRDNLSVCRIYEFANTVEIAEVKDLLDLQIEYNMAMAQEGLTGKYGLGIGKVILRSHGDGGLDRKIKAYTAAGSEARMSGSALPVVTNSGSGNQGMASSIPIVMYAEEMGINQEKLYRGLVFSNLITIHQKTLIGRLSAFCGVVSASCASGAAMTYLSNGTLDQINMTITNTLANVSGIVCDGAKASCGAKIASSLDAAIMAHHLAMENQSYRPRTGILKDDIEATIAAIGRLGKYGMHGTDKEILDIMLNVERTV is encoded by the coding sequence ATGGAAACACAAGTGTACAATGAATATTTAAGTATTTTGAGAGAAGAATTAGTTCCGGCAATGGGATGCACAGAACCAATAGCAATAGCCTTTGTTGCTGCCAAAGCGCGTGAAGTTTTGGGAGAGATGCCAGATAAAATAGTAGTTAAATGTAGTGGAAACATGATAAAAAATACTATGTGCGTAACAGTTCCCAATACAGGAGATTTGACAGGGATAGAGGCCAGTGCCATAATTGGCGCAATTGCGGGTGATGCATCTAAAGAGTTGGAGGTGATTAGCTCTGTTACTGATGAGCAAATCGAAAAGACAAAAGAACTTTTGAATGCTAAATTTTGTACGGTGTTACATCTAGATAGTTCATTATTGTTACATGTGATAGTGGAAGTCTATAAGGGCGAGCATGTGGCAACTGCAGAAATAACAGAAGCGCATACTCATATAAGCAAAATCACAAAGGATGGGCAAGTGTTATTTTATGAGCCAGATAATAATAAATACCTTGGGAAATTTACTAATCGAGATAATCTAAGCGTTTGTAGAATATATGAATTTGCAAATACCGTTGAAATAGCAGAGGTTAAGGACCTACTCGACTTGCAGATTGAATACAATATGGCAATGGCGCAAGAAGGCTTAACTGGAAAATACGGACTGGGTATTGGTAAAGTTATATTGAGATCACACGGAGATGGCGGTCTTGATAGAAAGATTAAAGCTTATACTGCTGCAGGGTCGGAAGCACGAATGAGCGGAAGCGCTTTACCAGTAGTTACCAATTCCGGCAGCGGAAACCAAGGTATGGCATCGTCTATTCCTATCGTTATGTATGCAGAAGAAATGGGGATTAATCAAGAAAAACTTTATCGCGGATTGGTCTTTTCAAATTTAATTACGATTCATCAAAAGACGCTAATAGGAAGACTAAGTGCGTTTTGCGGGGTGGTTAGTGCGTCTTGCGCTAGTGGAGCGGCTATGACATATTTATCAAATGGAACTTTAGATCAAATTAATATGACAATCACAAATACACTGGCAAACGTTTCTGGAATTGTATGCGATGGGGCAAAAGCCTCTTGCGGTGCCAAAATAGCATCAAGCCTCGACGCCGCAATCATGGCGCATCATTTGGCTATGGAAAATCAAAGTTATCGACCACGCACCGGAATTTTAAAAGATGATATAGAAGCTACAATAGCTGCCATAGGAAGACTTGGAAAATACGGTATGCATGGCACCGATAAAGAGATTCTCGACATTATGCTAAATGTGGAACGAACTGTTTAA
- the rbfA gene encoding 30S ribosome-binding factor RbfA, with amino-acid sequence MANQKIIRVNEEIQKEVAEIIRGDSIKDARMKDIMVSVTAVDTTTDLKNAKIFISVLQDNKKDDVLDVLNGSSKFIRKELARRINLRNTPEISFKLDNSIAYGIKMAKIIHEVMDK; translated from the coding sequence ATGGCAAACCAAAAAATAATTAGAGTAAATGAAGAGATACAAAAAGAAGTTGCAGAGATAATAAGAGGAGATAGTATAAAAGACGCACGAATGAAGGATATAATGGTAAGTGTGACAGCAGTGGATACAACAACAGACTTGAAAAATGCGAAAATTTTTATTAGTGTGCTGCAAGATAATAAAAAGGATGATGTGCTAGACGTGTTAAATGGTTCATCAAAATTTATACGAAAAGAATTAGCGAGACGTATAAACCTGAGAAATACACCAGAAATTTCCTTTAAGTTAGACAATTCGATAGCATATGGAATAAAAATGGCAAAAATTATTCATGAAGTGATGGACAAATAA
- the truB gene encoding tRNA pseudouridine(55) synthase TruB has product MDGIINIYKEKGFTSHDVVAKARGILRQKKIGHTGTLDPDATGVLPICIGEATKIVPYLSDANKTYEAEVILGAYTTTEDASGEVVEEFAVEVSNEQVLDVLARFVGAYEQTPPMYSAIKINGQRLYELARQNIVIDRPSRMVEILELEQMSPLKDGRFKIRVVCSKGTYVRTLCTDIGRKLKCGAHMGELTRTRVGEFDIEQSVTLKQLEKLNAEEILISIEKMFEQYPAVVVDKSYNKFLYNGNPLELKIAAAGLFFRVYDYMNHFIGLYKWSGEKLIVEKMFYKEGK; this is encoded by the coding sequence GTGGACGGAATAATTAATATATATAAGGAAAAAGGATTCACATCCCATGATGTTGTGGCAAAGGCACGTGGGATTTTAAGACAAAAAAAGATTGGTCATACAGGGACGCTTGATCCAGATGCGACGGGCGTTCTTCCTATATGTATAGGAGAGGCAACGAAGATTGTGCCCTATTTGTCGGATGCGAATAAAACATATGAAGCCGAAGTAATATTGGGAGCGTATACAACAACAGAAGACGCGTCTGGAGAAGTGGTAGAAGAGTTTGCGGTGGAAGTCTCTAATGAGCAGGTGTTAGATGTGTTGGCAAGGTTTGTGGGAGCGTATGAGCAGACGCCGCCTATGTATTCTGCAATAAAGATTAATGGGCAGAGACTGTATGAGTTGGCGAGACAAAACATTGTGATTGACAGACCGTCACGAATGGTTGAAATTTTGGAATTGGAGCAGATGAGTCCGTTAAAAGATGGAAGATTTAAAATTCGAGTTGTTTGTTCTAAGGGGACATATGTAAGAACGCTTTGTACGGACATAGGCAGAAAGTTGAAATGTGGCGCACATATGGGAGAGTTGACTAGGACGAGAGTTGGCGAATTTGATATTGAACAAAGCGTAACATTAAAACAATTAGAAAAATTGAACGCAGAGGAAATTCTGATTTCTATAGAAAAGATGTTTGAACAATATCCTGCAGTGGTGGTGGATAAAAGCTATAATAAATTTTTGTATAATGGAAACCCGTTGGAGTTAAAAATAGCGGCAGCGGGTCTATTTTTTAGAGTTTATGATTATATGAATCACTTTATAGGGTTATACAAATGGTCTGGTGAGAAATTGATAGTTGAAAAAATGTTTTATAAAGAGGGAAAGTAA